In the genome of Vicia villosa cultivar HV-30 ecotype Madison, WI linkage group LG7, Vvil1.0, whole genome shotgun sequence, one region contains:
- the LOC131618641 gene encoding uncharacterized protein LOC131618641, which produces MPPPLPGKAAPRFNPNERCEFHANSPGHTLEKCWALKHKVQDLIESGAIAFDEPSVKTNPMPHHDGTVNAIEVVTEQELVQQRSSPIDALKRIILVGAPYPVDKKKAVPWEYNSGTNTVVTNIVGPGGMTRSGRIFKTAQPNENLAQASSQTAAIPTEEGMSKDKLATNKDAEEFLALIKKSDYRVVDQLQETPSKISLLSLLVHSEKHRDALMKILNAAHVTKDITVNQFDGMVANLTAGVCLGFSGHELPPQGKEHNKAFHISIQCGKAHLSRVLIDTGSSLNVMPKATLDKIALEGLVVRPSHLVVKAFDGSQSPVFGEVDLPVVVGPYTFCINFQVTEFEPAYTCLLGRPWIHDAGAVTSTLHHKIKFVDGNSIVTVNGEEDIFASNLDSYRYIEAGEGALETAFQALEIATAVTLPVEKIRRAVTSWRDLQDLNMEG; this is translated from the exons ATGCCACCTCCACTCCCCGGAAAGGCTGCACCCAGATTCAACcctaatgaaaggtgtgaatttcatgCTAATTCTCCCGGACACACACTGGAGAAGTGCTGGGCTTTAAAACACAAGGTTCAAGACttgatagagtcaggggcaatcgccttcgACGAACCCAGTGTGAAAACGAATCCCATGCCTCATCATGATGGCACAGTTAATGCAATCGAAGTCGTTACTGAGCAAGAGTTAGTTCAACAACGGAGttcccccatagatgcccttaaaag GATTATCCTAGTCGGAGCTCCATACCCTGTGGACAAAAAGAAAGCAGTCCCTTGGGAATATAATTCTGGCACTAATACTGTCGTAACAAACATTGTTGGGCCTGGGGGTATGACTCGTAGTGGTCGCATATTCAAGACTGCACAACCTAATGAAAACCTGGCGCAAGCCAGTAGTCAGACCGCTGCAATCCCAACTGAAGAAGGCATGTCCAAGGATAAATTGGCCACCAATAAAGATGCTGAAGAGTTCTTGGCGTTGATCAAAAAGAGTGATTATAGGGTGGTTGACCAGTTGCAAGAGACACCGTCAAAAATATCGCTCCTCTCGCTACTAGTACACTCAGAGAAACATCGAGACGCCTTGATGAAAATCTTAAACGCCGCTCATGTAACCAAAGACATCACTGTAAACCAATTcgatggaatggtggctaatctcacCGCTGGGGTGTGTTTAGGATTCAGTGGTCATGAGCTACCTCCACAAGGGAAGGAGCATAACAAAGCCTTtcatatctccatacaatgtggTAAAGCTCACCTATCTagggttctgattgatacaggttcgtcattaaacgtgatgccaaaagctacTCTCGATAAAATAGCTTTGGAAGGCCTAGTAGTTAGACCAAGTCATCTGGTAGTCAAAGCCTTCGATGGATCACAAAGTCCGGTGTTCGGAGAAGTAGACCTCCCTGTAGTAGTTGGTCCTTAcactttctgcatcaatttccaagtgacgGAGTTTGAACCAGCTTATACTTGCTTATTGGGACGTCCCTGGATTCACGATGCTGGGGCAGTTACCTCCACTCttcatcataaaataaaatttgtggaTGGGAACTCTATAGTGACCGTCAATGGGGAGGAGGACATATTTGCTAGTAATCTGGATTCGTACCGATACATCGAGGCTGGAGAAGGGGCATTAGAAACCGCGTTCCAAGCGTTAGAGATTGCAACTGCTGTCACACTACCGGTAGAGAAGAtacgaagggcggtaacatcctggagagacctgCAAGACTTGAATATGGAAGGCTAG